The segment GAAGaccctgggggcaactgggagccactgggattCAACTGGAAgacactgggggcaactgggagccaCTGAGGCTCAACGGGAAGATATTGGGGGCAACTGGGTgacactgggggcaactgggagccactgggaccCAACAGGAAgacactgggggcaactgggaccCAACAGGAAgacactgggggcaactgggagccaCTCAGGCTCCATGGGAAgaaactgggagccactgggagccactgggatcCCCCCATTCGACCTCTCCTCCATACTGGGAGCCAAGCGGGGCCTACTGGGAGCCAACTGGAAGACCCTGGGGGCAACTGGAAGCCACTGGGACCCAACAGGAAGaccctgggggcaactgggagccaCTCAGGCTCAATGGGAAgaaactgggagccactgggagccactgggatcCCCCCATTCGACCTCTCCTCCATACTGGGAGCCAAGCGGGGCCTACTGGGAGCCAACTGGAAGACCCTGGGGGCAACTGGAAGCCACTGGGACCCAACAGGAAGACCCTGGGGGCAACTGGAGCCACTCAGGCTCAATGGGAAgaaactgggagccactgggagccactgggatcCCCCCATTCGACCTCTCCTCCATACTGGGAGGCAAGCGGGGCCTACTGGGAGGCAACTGGTGCCCACTGGTGCTCACCCAGCCAGTACTCGCCGTCGGCGCGGCCGAACCCGAGGCGGTAATCGCTCCAACCCCGGAAGAAGCTGACGGAGCCGTTGAAACGCTTCTGGAAAACCTGAAACGGCCccgatttgggggtttttggtaaaAAAAGACGAAAAGAATTCataaaatttataaattattgaaaaaaacggttttttgagggttttttggggggaaaaaacaagggaATTGTGGGTACCGTCCAGACGTGGCCCTCGGTGCTCATGTCGCAGTAGACGGGGACGGGgtcgccctcccccccccccgggaagaCCAGGTAAACGCCGTCGGCCCGGGCCCCGCCCGCGTGAACGTCCTGGCAatcgcggggcgggggaggggcgaGGCAGGGCgggggaggggctggagggggaggggggaggggttGTTGGAAATTcaccccccgcccccttccccctccccctccctcttgtttttttttaattttttttttttttttttttttaggggggggggaggggatggtgctgcccctcccccccccacacacacgtCGTGGCCCCTCCCCCCCTCAAGATCtctgcccctcccccaccccccccccgcgtgtgtgtgtgtccccacccAACCaccctgcccctccccccccatattccgccccctccccctccccgcgtCCCCCCAATATGCCCCTCCCCCCATCCcgtcccctcccccacccccctgcccctcccccatCCGCCATCtctgcccctcccccacccccccacgggcctcccccccccccaaccaccctgcccctccccccccatctccccaatattccaccccccccccccgtccccccaatATGCCCCTCCCCCCATCccggcccctccccccccccccgcccctcccccccccataTTCTAcccctcccccccatcccccgacacacccctccccccccataAACCCCCAATatctcccctcccccttcccaaaGCGTCCCCCAtctcccg is part of the Athene noctua chromosome 37, bAthNoc1.hap1.1, whole genome shotgun sequence genome and harbors:
- the MFAP4 gene encoding microfibril-associated glycoprotein 4, with product MEALAVLLLVALGGAQPIDPRAPPPPCLAPPPPRDCQDVHAGGARADGVYLVFPGGGEGDPVPVYCDMSTEGHVWTVFQKRFNGSVSFFRGWSDYRLGFGRADGEYWLGLRWLHLLTLRGRYALRVELEDFENNTAAAAYGAFALSPNAVSAEEDGYTLHVADFVDGGAGE